A genome region from Nitrospinota bacterium includes the following:
- the metG gene encoding methionine--tRNA ligase → MAKKQNYFYVTTPIYYVNDVPHIGHVYTTLAADTLARYHRFAEKNVFFLTGTDEHGQKVQEAAKKRGVDPLTHCNEMVVPFQRLWKKFNFSNDDFIRTTEERHVKVVQKILQLLYEKDDIYKDTYNGWYCIYEERFWTKKDVIEGKCPDCNRPLNQISETNYFFRMGKYQQWLIDYINKHDEFIQPRTRRNEILGFLNNKLEDLCISRPKERLAWGIPLPFDESYVTYVWFDALLNYISASGYLIDTEKFQSLWNKTIHLIGKDILTTHAVYWPTMLKAIDLNPPKTIFAHGWWTVEGKKMSKSIGNVVEPNRLVEQYGVDQTRYFLLREVSFGLDGDFSHTALMNRINSDLANDLGNLLSRSLTMIKKYFDCIIPHPDESKEMDSQLIQKSEKMIKNVDKFINAYNFQKALMSIWTFINDLNKYIDDSTPWNLAKNKNIKRLSTVIYNTAESIRILAIILKSFLPSTSSQIWDKLGIEDDLHSKKLKDLKWGILKPGTKTNLGKQLFPRIEPDKIKETEIKIQREIEGETKEKKSSLLDIEDFSKLDLRSARIIKAERIKKSKKLLKIQLDIGKEKRTVVTGIAECYSPDSLIGKDVIILTNLKPAKIMGIESNGMILAGEVDRNIILATFDKKIKPGSKIK, encoded by the coding sequence ATGGCAAAAAAACAAAATTATTTCTATGTAACAACCCCTATTTATTACGTTAATGATGTTCCCCATATAGGTCATGTCTACACAACATTAGCAGCCGATACGTTAGCAAGATATCATCGATTTGCAGAAAAGAATGTTTTTTTCTTAACGGGAACAGATGAACATGGGCAGAAGGTTCAAGAGGCAGCAAAAAAGAGAGGGGTCGACCCCTTGACTCATTGCAATGAGATGGTGGTTCCCTTTCAAAGATTATGGAAAAAATTTAATTTTTCCAACGATGACTTTATTCGTACTACAGAAGAAAGGCATGTTAAAGTTGTACAAAAGATCCTACAACTCCTGTATGAAAAAGATGATATCTATAAGGATACTTATAATGGATGGTACTGTATCTATGAGGAGAGGTTCTGGACAAAAAAAGACGTAATAGAAGGGAAGTGTCCCGATTGTAATAGACCGCTTAACCAGATTTCAGAAACCAACTATTTCTTTCGCATGGGGAAATACCAGCAATGGCTTATTGATTATATAAATAAACATGATGAATTTATTCAGCCTAGAACAAGACGTAATGAAATTCTAGGGTTTTTAAATAATAAACTTGAAGATTTATGTATTTCGAGACCAAAAGAAAGATTAGCGTGGGGAATACCATTACCCTTTGATGAAAGCTATGTTACTTACGTATGGTTTGATGCCCTCCTTAATTATATCAGTGCTTCAGGTTATCTGATAGATACTGAAAAATTTCAATCGCTGTGGAACAAAACAATTCATTTAATCGGTAAGGATATCCTGACGACTCACGCCGTATACTGGCCAACCATGCTTAAGGCTATAGACCTGAATCCACCAAAAACAATATTTGCTCATGGCTGGTGGACTGTAGAGGGGAAAAAGATGTCAAAATCCATTGGGAATGTGGTTGAACCAAACAGATTAGTTGAGCAATACGGAGTCGACCAGACAAGGTATTTCCTCCTAAGAGAAGTTTCTTTTGGTTTAGATGGTGATTTTTCCCATACAGCTTTGATGAACAGGATCAATAGCGATCTCGCAAATGATTTAGGTAATCTGTTGAGTAGATCCCTAACTATGATTAAAAAATATTTTGACTGCATCATCCCTCATCCAGACGAATCTAAAGAAATGGACAGCCAGCTTATTCAAAAATCTGAAAAGATGATAAAAAATGTAGATAAATTTATAAACGCCTATAACTTCCAAAAGGCTTTAATGAGTATATGGACTTTTATCAATGATTTAAATAAATACATTGATGACTCTACCCCATGGAATCTAGCAAAGAATAAAAATATTAAGAGATTGTCGACTGTTATATATAACACTGCTGAATCTATAAGAATTTTGGCCATCATTCTAAAATCATTCCTACCATCAACCTCTTCTCAAATCTGGGACAAGCTTGGGATCGAAGATGATCTTCATTCAAAAAAGCTTAAAGACCTTAAGTGGGGGATTCTTAAACCAGGAACAAAAACAAATCTCGGAAAACAATTATTTCCTAGGATTGAACCAGATAAAATAAAAGAGACAGAAATTAAAATTCAAAGAGAAATTGAAGGTGAAACTAAAGAAAAAAAGTCCTCTTTATTAGATATAGAAGATTTCAGCAAGTTAGATTTAAGGTCGGCAAGAATCATCAAGGCTGAAAGAATTAAAAAATCAAAAAAGTTGCTGAAAATCCAATTAGATATTGGCAAAGAGAAAAGAACCGTAGTTACTGGTATTGCAGAATGTTACAGCCCCGATTCTCTCATAGGAAAAGACGTTATTATTCTAACAAATTTAAAACCAGCCAAAATAATGGGTATTGAATCTAATGGAATGATTTTAGCCGGAGAGGTGGACAGAAATATTATACTAGCCACGTTCGATAAAAAGATAAAACCTGGTTCAAAGATAAAATAA
- a CDS encoding YchF/TatD family DNA exonuclease, producing MLIDSHAHLDMPQFNKDIDEVINRAEKKGVKYIITVSSDYQSNFRGIELSKKFNALYTTVGIHPHDTKDVNKKIYNELIALANQEKVVAWGEIGLDYYRNYSPKKTQQREFKRQLNIAKDLNLPLVVHNREAETDILNILKKEYRSEKGGVIHCFSGDKKLASEFLNLGFYISIAGPITYKNSNKLQEVVKEIATERLLVETDCPFLTPEPMRGKRNEPSFVNYTAQKIAELKGLSLDDISRITSLNIYNLFGIGQKDQKGKITYNIRNSLYINVTNKCTNECIFCTRNTDPYVKGHNLRLTKDPTIDEIWRSIGNPTPYKEIVFCGYGEPTLRLDVIKAVAKRLKEKGVQARLRLNTNGQGNLIHKRNILPELKGLIDSISISLNAENSQKYFKLCHPQFRDGTYEEIKKFVIESKKYIPEVNVTVVDIPSEINIKECEKVAKKELGVPLKKRFYNVVG from the coding sequence ATGTTAATTGATTCTCATGCTCATCTCGATATGCCTCAATTTAATAAAGACATAGATGAGGTAATCAACCGAGCAGAAAAAAAGGGGGTTAAATATATCATCACTGTTTCTTCAGACTATCAAAGCAATTTTAGAGGGATAGAGTTGAGCAAAAAATTTAATGCTCTGTATACAACTGTTGGGATTCATCCTCATGACACTAAAGATGTTAATAAAAAAATATATAATGAATTAATAGCTCTTGCTAATCAGGAAAAGGTCGTTGCTTGGGGCGAAATAGGTTTAGACTACTATAGAAATTATTCTCCCAAGAAAACCCAGCAAAGGGAATTTAAGAGACAATTAAATATTGCTAAAGATCTTAATCTTCCTCTCGTTGTCCATAACAGGGAAGCAGAAACAGATATTCTTAATATCCTGAAAAAAGAGTATCGCTCTGAGAAAGGTGGGGTCATCCATTGCTTTTCAGGAGACAAAAAATTGGCTTCAGAATTCTTAAATCTTGGATTCTATATATCAATTGCCGGTCCCATCACATACAAAAACTCAAATAAATTACAAGAAGTGGTGAAAGAAATAGCAACTGAAAGACTTCTTGTAGAGACTGACTGTCCCTTTCTTACCCCTGAACCTATGAGGGGAAAGAGAAATGAACCCAGTTTTGTTAATTATACAGCCCAAAAAATCGCTGAGCTCAAAGGATTAAGTCTAGATGATATTTCCAGAATTACCTCATTAAATATTTATAATTTGTTTGGTATAGGACAAAAAGACCAAAAGGGAAAAATCACTTATAATATCAGGAATTCTTTATACATCAATGTTACAAACAAGTGTACTAATGAATGTATCTTCTGTACAAGAAATACTGATCCCTATGTAAAAGGTCACAATTTAAGATTAACCAAGGATCCTACTATTGATGAAATCTGGAGGTCTATCGGAAATCCAACCCCTTATAAAGAAATCGTATTTTGTGGATATGGTGAACCTACATTAAGGCTAGATGTTATAAAAGCAGTTGCAAAGAGGCTTAAAGAAAAAGGGGTTCAGGCAAGATTAAGATTAAATACAAATGGACAGGGCAATCTCATCCATAAGAGAAATATACTTCCTGAACTAAAAGGCCTTATTGATTCCATATCCATAAGTCTTAATGCTGAAAACTCACAAAAATATTTTAAATTATGTCATCCCCAGTTTCGAGATGGAACCTACGAAGAGATTAAAAAGTTCGTTATTGAATCAAAAAAATATATTCCAGAGGTAAACGTCACAGTAGTCGATATTCCCTCTGAAATCAATATCAAAGAATGTGAAAAGGTGGCAAAAAAAGAACTAGGGGTTCCTCTAAAAAAAAGATTCTACAATGTAGTAGGGTAA